In Actinopolyspora saharensis, the genomic window TTGTCCTCGTCCCCACCGGTCGAGGGGTGGTCCACCACGGGGGCGTTGACGCACTCCGCGGACTCCGGCGACAGCACGGAAGCGACGGCACCGAGCACCGCGATGTCGTTGCCGCAGAGCTGGATCGGCGCAACGCTGGCGTTGTTGCCGTTACCGACGTTGATCCCGTCGTTGTCGGCGCTGTCGGCGAAGGACGGAGTGCCCGCGAGCAGGAGACCCGCGGTCGCGGCCACGCTCCCCGCCAAGTATGTCTTCTTACCCACTCTTACACTTCCTTTTCGGATTCTTGCGGATTCCCTACTCGACGAGTCACTCAGCGGCTCGTCATCCGCCCACTCAGCGCAGCCGGACCAGCGTTCCCAGCGGCAACGACCGCAGCAGGGACAGCGCGTCCGCGGGAACGCGGACACAACCGTCGCTGCTCGCGGAACCGAAGACGCCCGGATCCGGCCAACCGTGCAACGCCACTGTTCCGGGACCACCTCCGTAGGTCTTGAAGGTCTCGGAATGCGTGCCCAGCGGCAGAACGATCGGACTGTAATCGTTCACGGTTTCCCGGATGGAGGCGAGGATGAAGGTGCGGCCCCTCGGGGTCGGGCTCGCCTTCTTGCCCACGCCCACTTCCCAGGAACCGATCTCGCGACCGCTCTTGAGCACCACCAGTCGGCGAGCGTCCACGTCGACGTTCACGACGTGTCGGGAACGCGCCTTGTGCACTTTGTCGCTCTCCGACCGGACCCAGCCGGTCGAACCGTTCGGCCGCGAAGGCAGCAGGACCCGCGCCCAATCACCGCGCTCGGCGACGATCGGGACCCAGGTGGGGGACTTGAACTGGCGAGCGGGCAATCGGGCGATCGCCTTGCCACGTACCGAGTCGTACACCGCCGTGTCCTGCTCGACACGCAGCACCACGCCGTTCGTCCCCTCGTTCGGAGCGGGATCGGACGGCGCGTCGGGGGTAGTGCCGAAGGTGGTCGCCTTCGGAAGCGCGGACAGGTCCACTGTGGATCGAGCAGTGGATGGAGTGGCCGCGTCCACCGGAGCCGGCTCGGACGGGGCGTCCGAGCAACCGCCCAACAGCAGCACGAGGAGAACAGCGGAAACCGCCACCAACCGACGTACCGGGGAAACTCCCCCGAATACGGAACCGGGGGAACCGATTCTCGCGAACTCCATCGAAAACGTCCTCGTGACTGCGCCTGCCTTCGCGGTACGCACCGGCCCCTCCCGAGCCGGGTCATCGCCCCTCGAGTCCGACCGGTGCCGGAAAACCGACCGCAAGAACGATCGGATTCCGAGCGAAGATTAACCGATCATCGCTGCCGAGCAACCGGGGACACGCCCACCCCTCCCCGAGGCGGAGATTCCCGGCGCTGCGTTGTTGACCAGCGCAAAAATCAACTTCTCGCCACGCGTGAAGATCAACAGGGAAAGCTTTTCGGGTAATCGCCCGCAAAAATTCACCCTATCGAGCTATAAAACCACGCGCCCCCACAGAAAGGGCTACTCACCCAGGAAAGTCGACCGCGCAACGCTCCTCACTCGACCGAGCGAAAAATAAGGCACTCCCATTCACGCGGTGTCACCCACGACACCGCAGCGCCGCGTTCTTCCCGAACCGTGCGAACCGCCGGATGACCGGACACCGGGCGGTTTCAGGGAAACAGCACCGGGTCGATCAGCACCGCGTCCCCGACGCACTCCCACGGATCCGCGCGGACCGAGAACTGCTCCTGCTCGGCACGCGTGGTGAAGTGGACCGTGGCGGAACTGGTGACCAGTGCGGCGACGGCTCCGCGACGGCCGGTACGTCGACCGCCTCCCCTTTCGGAACCCCACGAGTCGTGAGAGTACTGGGCGCGCGATCTCCCGTGTCCGAAATCGTCGAAAAATCCGGGAGCCGAACGCGCCGGCCACACCGCCACCCGGCCGGTGGAACCACTTGGGAGGGGGCGAACGAAGTCTCCGACTCACCCTTCGATGAGGGCAGCTGAGACGGAAACCATAGATGCCCGGCGGAAATCCTAACCACCGGGCACCGTCTCCCCTGCTCACAGCGGCGGAAGCGGCGGGATTCGAACCCGCGGGCCCTCTCGGACCGCTCGCTTTCAAGGCGAGTGCATTAGGCCGCTCTGCCACGCTTCCGGGGCCGTAGCGTAGCGGCCCACGCCCACCCGCACCAATGCCGGGGGCCCTGGTCGCGCGAACCAACCACCTCCGCGCCGATCAGGAGGCCGCTCCCCGCGGCGGTCCCGGGCACGAGCGGGGCGGAACCAGCGCCGGGCGGGGCGGAACCGACTTTCGAACCCGGCCCGCGCACGTATACTTTCGGCGGAGCGCACCTGCCACGTTCGCCGCGGGGCCCGCGCGGATCGGGCGAGCACCCGCTCGGGCGGGACGGTTGCGGGACGAGCGGACCAACCCACGCACTCTCCAGGGGGGAGGGGAAGGCCGGTGACAACTGCCGTCGACGTGGCCGATCTGGTGAAGCGCTACCCCAAGAGCAGGAACAACGCCGTGGACGGGCTGAGCTTCCGGGTGCGCCGCGGTGAGATCTTCGGCCTGCTCGGCCCCAACGGAGCGGGCAAAACCACGACGGTGGGGGTGCTGACCACGCGCATCGTCCCCACCTCGGGCAAGGTCGAGATCGGCGGGATCGACGTCGGCCGCAACCCGGTCGCGGCCAAGACCAAGGTCGCGGTCGTCCCCCAGCGGGTCAACCTCGACCGCTCCCTGAACGCGCGGCAGAACCTGCTGTTCCACGCCACCTACCACGGGGTCGGACGTTCCACGCGGCACGCGCTCGCCGACGAGCTGCTCGACAGGATGGGCCTGGCCGGCAAGGCCAAGGCCCGGGTGGACGACCTCTCCGGTGGGCAGTCCCAACGCCTGATGATCGCCAGGGCGCTGATCCACCACCCCGAGGTCCTCTTCCTCGACGAGCCCGCCACCGGGTTGGATCCGCAGGCCAGGCTGTTCCTGCACGACAGGATCGCGGACCTGCGCTCCGAAGGAATCACCGTCGTGCTGACCACCCACGACATGGACGAGGCCGAGAAGCTCTCGGACCGGGTGGGCATCGTCGACCACGGCAGGATGCTCACCGTGGACACCCCCTCCGAACTGATCAGATCGCTGCCCGGCAGCGGGACCATGGACGTCACGGTCCGCCCGAGCGGCCGAACCCCCGAGGCCACGAGCGACGCGCTCGCCGGGATCCCCGGGATCCGGCACGTCGAACGCCTCGAGCACCCGAGCGGCGCAGGCGCCCCGGACGAGACCAGGCTGCGGCTGTACGTCGCCGGGGAGACGACCGAACTGCTCGGGCCCGTGGCCGCGCGGCTGCACGAACGCGCCGTGACCGTCACCGACCTCGCTCTCGGCTCGGCGAGCCTGGAGGACGTCTTCATCGACCTGACGGGCAGGGACATGCGGTGAGCACGACGACGACATCCCTTCGCGCGTTCACGGCCGTGCTGGGGCGGGACGTGTTCGTCACCGGGCGCGAACTCCCGAGCTTTCTGGCCCAGGTCCTGGTGCAGCCGGTGGCGCTGCTGTTCATCTTCGGCAAGGTCCTGGGCCAGCTCGGCTACACCCAACCCGGCTACGCCCAGATCCTGCTGCCCGGGATGATCGCGCTCAACGCGTTCCTGGTGGCGCTGCAGAACACCTCCTTCCCGCTCGTGCTGGACTTCTCCTACTCGCGGGAGATCGAGGACAGACTGCTCGCACCGCTGCCGATCAGCTGGGTGGCCGTGGAGAAGATGCTGTTCGGGGCGCTGCGCGGCCTGTTCGCCGCCCTGCTCATGTTCCCGATCGGCCTGCTGATGCTGGGCCGGGTCAGCTGGGACCTGTCCGGGCTGCCCTTCGCCGTGCTGTGCATGGTGCTGGGCTCGCTGGCGGGCGGGACCGTCGGGCTGACCGTCGGAGCGGCCGTGCCGCCCCGCAGGATCAACATCATGTTCGCCGTCATCCTGGCCCCGCTCATCTTCACCGGAGCCAGCCAGTTCCCCTGGGCGCAGCTCCACGACCTGCGCTGGTTCCAGATCGTGTGCGCCTTCAACCCGCTGACCTACGTCAGCGAGGGCATGCGGGGCGCCCTGCTGCCGGAAGTCCCGCACATGGCCCCGTGGGTGTGCGTGCTGGCCCTGCTGCTGGCCTGCTTGGTGTTCGGGGCGGCAGGGATCAAGTTCTTCCTGCGGCGCGCTCTGGACTGAGGTGAAAGTTCGGCGGCGCGGTTTGCCCGGATGGTTACTTGGCGGAACCTCTCGCGGGCTCTCGCTCCGGGTGCCCGACATCGGGCAACCACGTTCCCCTTCGCCGGGAGTGCCCGTCCGGGAAGGTGGTGGGGCGGAAAACACCTGGTGCGGGCCCACGGCTCGCCGGGAGAAAGCCACGGGGCGGGACGCTGGGAATCCCGCCCCGTGGCCGTCCTCGCCGAACCGTGCGGCTCGGCTCCCGCTCACTCCACCGCTTCGGTGGAGAACGGGTCACTTCGGCGCGAACCGGGTCACTTCAACGGCAGCTGGCAGGAGTGCCCGTGCGACTCCCGCGCCTCGTTCAGCCCCATCGGTTCGGCCATGGCAGCGCGCCGCAGCTCAGCCCGCTGCTGCCTGCTCCGCATGCCGTTGACCTCCTCGGTGGTCTGCGCGTAGTGCCCCACGACCTCGGACATCGCCCGCGTGTTGCGGATCAGCGCCCGGCGGTCGACGTTGTCGAGGTCGTCACCGGCCGCGTGGTAGTTGGGGTCGTAGGCCACTCCGGCCTCGCCGCCCCACTTGGCGGCCTGCTTCTCGGTCTTGACTCCCTCGGCTCCGGTGAACAGCCCGCCTGCGGGGATGCCCTTGGCGATGAACTCCCCGTAGTCGGAGCGACCGTTGAAGTCGGTGCCCTCGATCTCGACTCCCTGGCGCTTCATCGCCGCGGTGAAGTCCTGCTCGATCTGGCCCGAGCCGTGCGGCCCCGGGCCCGCGCCGACGCCGTCCGAGTCGTCCCCGTCGTAGCTGAAGTAGCCCGCGTTCGGCGAGCCGATCATGTCGAAGTTCAGGTACATCGCGATGTCGAGCTGCTGCTGGAAGCTCAACCCGTCGACGTACTCGGTGGAGCCGATCAGCCCGGACTCCTCGGCGCCCCACCAGGCGAACCGGACCGCGTTGTTCACATCGGGCTCGCCGCCCAGCTCCAGCGCGGTCTCCAGCAGCCCGGCGCTTCCGGTGCCGTTGTCGTTGACCCCCGCGCCCACGTCCACGCTGTCCAGGTGCGCCCCGGCCATGACGACGTTGTCCTCACGTCCGGTGCGGGTCTCGGCGATCACGTTCTCGGTGGTGATCTCCTCGAACTTCGCCCGCAGGTCCAGCTTCGCGGTGGCCCCCGCCTGCTCGACCAGCTCGGCACCGGTCTGCTCGTCGACTCCTGCCGTGGGGATGACCCCGGCGTCGGCTCCGCCCAGCGTGCCGTTGACCGGCCCCTCGGCGTTGTTGTAGATGATCGCCGCGCTGGCGCCCTGCTCGGAGGCGATGCGCTGCTTCTCGGCGAAGGTGCAGGCTCCGCGCTTGATCAGCGTGATCTTGCCGCTCACGTCGGCGCCTTCGTAGTCGGCGGCCTGGCAACCGGTGGAATCGTCGACCGGGGTCACCGCCAGCGGGGCCTGGATCCCGCCGTCCGGGGTGGCGGGGGAATACTCCAGGGCGTCCGCCTCGACCGGGTTACCGGCGACGTCGAGGGAGATCGAGTCGAGCTGGTACTTGGTGTACTCGAATTCCGGAGTGGACACCTCGTATCCGGCTCGCCGAAGAGCCGTGGAAACGTAGTCCACACTGGCCTGGTACCCGGATGTTCCCGAGGCCCGCGTCCCGTCGTTTCGGTCGGCGATGCGTTGCAGGGCGACCAGGTGGCGGTTCACGTCGTTGACGGTCGGTCCGCCCTGCGCCCCCGCGTTGTGCTGCGGCAGGGCTGCGGCGGGCACGGCCGCGGCCGCCGCGACGGCACCGGCGGTGAACAGCGCCGGAACCAGCCGTCCTGATCGGAGTTTGCGCACTCTCATCATGCTCCCCGGTTCGGGTGATATGTGTTGAACGAGAGTCCACGAGGAATCCCCGGGCGAGTCAAGACTCCACCTCCCCCCGACGGGCACCGAAAGAGGCGGGATCTCTCCTTTCGGCACTGCCCACCGGACCACGTGAGAACATTTCCCGTTTTTCCCACGAGAAGACGAGAAACAGTGTCGAAACGATACGATCACACGGATTTCTCGAAAGCGGAGCTCCGACACGCCGAACCGCTAGCACTGCTTCGTACATAGCGGGGGTCGCCGGCGCTACGGTCGGGGCATGCACGCGATCACGATCCGCGAACCCGGCGGCCCCGAGGTACTGGAATGGCGCGAGTGGCCCGCTCCCGAGCCCGGACCGGGAGAAGTGGCCGTCGACGTGGCGGCGGCGGGGATCAACCGGGCCGATCTGGCCCAACGCCAGGGCGTCTACCCCCCGCCCGCTGGAGCGAGCGAACTGCCCGGGCTGGAGTGCTCCGGGACCGTGGCCGCGCTCGGCAGGGGAGTCACCGGCTGGGAGGTCGGTGACCAGGTTTGTGCCCTGCTCGCGGGCGGCGGGTACGCCGAGCGGGCGGTCGTGCCCGCCACCCAGCTGCTGCCCGTCCCGGTGGGCGTGAGCACCGTGGACGCGGCGGCGCTTCCCGAGGTCGTCTGCACCGTCTGGTCGAACGTCGTGCAGGAGGCCGGGCTGTCCCGCGAACAGGTCCTGCTGGTGCACGGCGGCTCGGGCGGCATCGGAACCTGCGCGATCCAGATCGGGCGCGCGCTGGGCGCCAGGGTCGCCGCCACGGCGGGCTCGGAGGCAGCGCTGAACCTGTGCGCCGAGCTCGGGGCCGAGCGGACGATCAACTACCGCGACGGCGACTTCGTCTCCGAGGTCAAGGAGATGGGCGGGGCCGACGTGGTCCTGGACAACATGGGCGCCTCCTACCTGGACCGCAACCTCAGCGCGCTGACCACGGACGGGCACCTGGCCGTGATCGGGCTGCAGGGCGGCAGGAAGGCCGAGCTGGACCTGGGCAAGATGCTGGTCAAACGGATACGCGTGTCGGTGCTCGGACTGCGCGGACGTCCCCTGGACGGGCCGAACGGCAAGGCCGACGTCGTGGCCGACGTCCGGCAGCGCGCCTGGCCGATGGTGGAACGCGGCGAGCTGCGCCCCCTGGTGCACAGCAGGTTCCCCATGTCCGAGGCCTCCCGCGCCCACGAGCTGCTGGAGGGTGGCGGAGTGCACGGCAAGGTGCTGCTGGAAGCCCGCTGAGCGAGTCGCTCGGCTGACGTAGGTGGTTGCTTGGCGGAACCTCTCGCGGGCTCTCGCTGCGGCCAGGCCCGACAGAGTTATCGGGATGGAGGCTCGGGCCGGTTCCCCTGCGGCACAGCTGCGCCGCCCCGGTCAGGAGCTCCCAGCGCGAGGCTCCCGTTCGACGCAGGTGCTCTGAGCCCGGGCAGTCGGCACCGCCGCGGGTTCTCAGTCGAGTGCCCGGCGAGGACAGTGCGCCCGTGGCGTAGGTGGCTACTCGATGGGCGCGCTCCCGCAGCCGGGCGCCGACTGAGGTTCCGCCACGCAACCACCCACGCAACCCGACCCGCAAACCAAGCAACCGGCACCGCCGAAAACCATAACCTGACCGACCGGTCACCATTGGGGAATGCACGGCAAGGACATCGACCCCGGACGGATGTTCGTGGTCGGCGACGAGAACACACCGGTCGGCGCCGGAGCGGTCCCCCGCACGGGAGACGAGTCCTCCGCGGCCGAGGCGGCCGCGGAGGTCGCGGGCGAACACCCGAACAGTGATCAGGATCTCGGTGAGCTCGTCGAGCAGCCCACCAAGGTGATGCGCATCGGGACGATGATCAAGCAGCTTCTCGAGGAGGTGCGCTCGGCCTCGCTCGACGAGGCCGGCCGCAACAGGCTCAAGGAGATCCACCGCTCCTCCGTGCAAGAGCTCAAGCAGGGGCTGGCTCCGGAGCTGATCGAGGAGCTGGAGCGGCTGTCCCTGCCCTTCACCGGGGAGGAGACCCCCTCCGACTCCGAGCTGCGCATCGCGCAGGCCCAGCTCGTCGGCTGGCTGGAGGGGCTCTTCCACGGCCTGCAGACCGCCCTGTACGCCCAGCAGCTCGCCGCGCGGACCCAGCTGGAGAAGATGCGCCAGGGCGCCCTGCCCGCGGGCGAGGAAGGCAGCACCGGTGAACCCGACTACGGTGGTTCGCCGGGGCAGTACCTCTGAGGCTCTCGGCTGCGTCTCCAGCCGGGACGCAGCCGGTTCGCTGCGAACACGCCCCCCAGCCGCTTCACACGTTCGGACGTATCGGACGGGGAGTCACCGGAGGCGAAGCCCACGACAAGTACACGCACCCCGGTCGGTACTCTGCACAGTGTGCAGGCGAGCAGCACGCAGAATCAGTCTACGGTCCCGCCCGAAGCGCGCACCCGGAGCTGGCGAAAAGTCTTCGACGACATTTCCAGCGCAGCCCGGCAACGACAGCTCTGGGCGCACCTGGGATGGCAGGACATCAAGCAGCGCTACCGTCGATCGGTTCTGGGCCCGCTGTGGATCACCATCAGCATGGGGGTCACCGCCGCCGGCCTCGGCCTGATGTACTCCACCATCTTCGGCCAGGATCCCAGCGACTACGTGCCGTACATGACGGTCGGCTTCATCATCTGGTACTTCATCTCCGGATGCCTCACCGCGGGAACCGAGGTGTTCATCCAGAACGAAGGGATGATCAAGCAGCTGCCCGCGCCGATCAGCATCTACGTGTTCCGCACGGTCTGGCGCGAGTTCCTGCTCTCCCTGCACAACCTGGTCATCTACCTGGCGATCCTGGCCATCTTCACCCCGCCGGTGGGCCTGGACGTACTCGCCGCGGTGCCCGCGCTGCTGCTGTTGCTCGTCAACGGAGGCTGGGTCGTCCTCCTCTTCGGCATCACGAGCACGAGGTTCCGGGACATCCCGCCGGTGGTTACCAGCTTCATGCAGCTGGTCTTCTTCATGTCACCCATCGTGTGGCCGATCGAAGCCCTGCGCGAGAACGCGGGGCCACGTGCCTGGTTGGCGCAGCTGAACCCCGTCTACCATTATGTGGACATCGTTCGTGCGCCCCTGCTCGGAGAACCCCAGGATCTGCATCACTGGTTGATCGTGCTCGCCATCACGGTCGTCGGGTGGGCACTTGCCCTGCTCATGATGCGTAACTATCGGGCTCGTGTTTCGTACTGGGTCTAAGGAGGTCGGCAAACCGTGGTCAGCATCGATGTGTGGAACGCAGCTGTCGACTTCCCGATCTTCGACGCGAAGTCGCGCTCGTTGAAGAAGGCCATGCTCGGCAAGACCGGCGGCAAGATCGGCACCGAGAGCAAGGTGCCGATCATCGAGGCGCTGCGTGACATCAACCTCTCCCTGAGGTACGGGGACAAAGTAGCCCTGGTGGGACACAACGGCGCGGGCAAGTCGACCCTGCTGCGGCTGCTCTCGGGCATCTACGAACCGACCAGGGGCAGCGCGCGCATCGAGGGCAAGGTCGCCCCGGTGTTCGACCTCGGCGTGGGGATGGACCCGGAGATATCCGGGCGCGAGAACATCATCATCCGCGGCCTCTTCCTCGGCATGAGCCGCAAGCAGATGGAGAAGCGCATCGACGACATCGCGGAGTTCACCGAGCTGGGGAACTACCTGTCGATGCCACTGCGCACCTACTCCACCGGTATGCGGGTGCGGTTGGCGCTCGGTGTGGTCACCTCGATCGACCCCGAGATCCTCGTGCTCGACGAAGGGATCGGCGCGGTCGACGCCGACTTCCTCGAGAAGGCCAAGAGCAGGCTCAACGACCTGGTCAAGCGGTCCGGCATGCTGGTGTTCGCCTCGCACTCCGACGAGTTCCTCGCCGAGCTGTGCAATTCCGCGATCTGGATGGAGAAGGGCCGGATCCAGGAGCAGGGCTCGCTGCGCGAGGTCCTGACGCACTACAAGGGCAAGGACCCCTTCGAGAACCTCAGCCCGCGCGCGCTGGCGCGGATGCAGGGCGACGAATCCGACCCGACCGCCACCATCGGAAGCAACGAGGGCTGATGACGGCATCCGAACAATCCGCGCGGCTGCCCCGCGGAGCTGTGGTGACGGTGATCGTCACCAGGAACCGCGCGGAACAGCTGGCCGAGTCGCTGAAGGTCATCGCGAACCAGACCCGCGTCCCGGACCACCTGATCGTGGTGGACAACGGCCCGGAGCAGCCCGCTTCCGCGGTGGTGGAGGAGTGCCCCATCCCCTCCACCTACCTCCCGTCCAACCGCAACCTCGGCGGGGCGGGCGGGTTCGCCCTGGGAATGCTGCACGCGCTGGCCCTGGGTGCGGAATGGGTCTGGCTCGGTGACGACGACGGCAGGCCCGCCGACGACCACGCGCTGCGCACACTGCTGGACGAGGCGGAGGGCCGCGGGCTGGCCGCGGTCTCGCCGGTCGTGGTCGACATCGACCGCCCGGACACGCTCGCCTTCCCGCTGCGGCGCGGGCTGACCTGGAAACGACACCCCGAGCAGCTGCGCGACGGCGGATCCGACGAGGAGTTCCTCGGCGGGATCGCCTCGCTGTTCAACGGGGCGCTGTTCCGCGCCGCGACGCTGGACGTGGTCGGGGTGCCGGACTACCGGCTCTTCTTCCGCGGCGACGAGGTGGAGGTGCACCGCAGGCTCGTGCGCTCCGGGCTGCCGTTCGGCACGACGTTGCGCACGCGTTTTCTGCACCCGAACGGCTCCGCCGAGTTCAAGCCGATGCTCGGCGGGAAGTTCCACGCCCAGGACCCCGAGGACGCCACCAAGCGGTACTACACCTACCGCAACCGCGGCTACCTGCTCGCCCAGCCGGGAATGCGCAGGATCGGGGCCCTCGAGGTGATCCGATTCGGACTCTACTTCGTGGGGCAGCGCAAGAGTCCGCGAACCTTCCTCGAGTGGTTGCGGCTGCTCCGACTGGGCCGCCGGGAGCGCTTCTTCCGGCGGTGATCGGCCCGGTCGGCTCGTGGCGGAACCTCGCGCAGCTGACCGGGTGACCGGCACGTGAGTCCGCTCCTCGCCAGTGTTGGGGATCATGCGAGCAGCGGCGGAGCTGTTCGCGCGGCTCGACCGCTCGACTCACCACCGGCGCGGAGTTCCGCGCCATCCCGGCGAATCGGGCCCGGTGCACGGATCGTCCCGGACGCGAGTCCGGACCGCCGCGAGTCCGGACTCGACACCCGGTGCTCGCGCGGACAGCGCGCACCGGGCGGCACGACCGGAGCAGGCCTCGGCGGAGCCGGTCCCGGATGAGCGGCGCAGCCGCTCGTGACCACCCGCGAGCGGGCCGGTCCGCCGCGCGTTTCCCGCGGGAAGTGTCCGGATCCACAGCACAGTGGTACCGAGGATCAGGCTCGCCGAAGCGGCTACTATTCTCCACACGTGCTTAATGTCGGGCGGGAAGAAGGCGAGCGGCCAGATCCGGGGGAAAATCCCGACAGCGACAACGGCGGCCGTGAGGAACCTTCGCACACCAGAGCGTCGAAACGTCTCCGAATCGTCGCCGCTGTACTGGGACTAGTCGGCACCATACTGTCGTTGTCGGTTCCGTTTCTGCCCGTGCAGCACGACATAACGAGTCTGCGGTGGCCAACCGCGCAGGGAACCGAATCGGTCTCGGCCCCACTGGTGATCTACTCGCCGCTGGACCTGAACTTCACCGCGTCGTGCGCCTCCGCGCGGAGCCTGGACAACAGGACCGACGGGGCCGCGACGCTGCTCAGCACCAACCCCCCGTCCTCCGAGTACAGCAACCTGACGGGGATGGTGCTGCGGGTCGAGGACGGGACGCTGACCCTGCTCTCCAAGGGCCGCCAGCTCGGTACGACCTCCCTGCCCAGCAGCGGGGAGTGCACCATCTCGGTCAAGTCCGACGCCTCCCGGACGGTGGCCGAGGTCGGGGACCAGACGCTGGCCAACGTGCAGGGCCAGGACCGCAGGCCCCAGCTGACGGGGATCTTCTCGCAGCTGGACGACCAGCAGGACCCGATGGACGGGGTCTCCTTCCAGGCCCAGGTGGACACCCGCTGGTCCACGACCATCACGGCGCTCAAGCTCACGGTCATCGCGCTGGCCGCGCTGTGCTTCATCGGATGCGTCGTCGTGCTGCGCAAGTTCGACGCGCGCGCCGGTCGCAGAGCGCCGCGCCTGGTGCCCAGCGGCTGGTGGAAGCCGAACTGGCGGGACGTCTCGGTGTTCTCCGCCCTGGTGATCTGGTGGCTTTTCGGGGCGATGACCTCGGACGACGGCTACATCCTCTCGATAGCCAGATCCAGGGACAGCGCGGGCTACATCAGCAACTACTACCGCTGGTTCGGAGCCCCCGAGTCCCCGTTCGGCTGGTTCTACGAGCTCTACTCCCAGTGGGTGCAGATCTCCACGGCGACCCCGTGGGTGCGACTTCCCGCCCTGCTCATGGGGATCGTCAGCTGGCTGCTGATCAGCCGCGAGGTGCTCCCCCGCCTCGGCCAGCAGGTGCGGCGCAGCCGGGCCGCGGGCTGGGCCGCAGCCGCCGTGTTCCTCGCCTTCTGGCTGCCCTACAACAACGGGCTGCGCCCGGAACCGGTCGTGGTGCTGTTCTCGCTGCTGGCCCTGGCCTCCGTTGAGCGCGCCGTGGCCACGCGACGGTTGCTGCCCGCGGCCGTGGGCCTGTTCGGCGCCGCGCTGGCCCTCGGGGCCAACCCGCACGGGCTGATCGCCGTGCTGCCCTACGTCGTGGCCCTGAAGCCGCTGCTGCGGCTGCTGGGTCAGCGGATCCGGCAGTTCGGCTGGGCCCCGGTGCTCGCCCCGATCTCGGCCTGCGGGTTCCTCATCCTCAACATCGTCTACT contains:
- a CDS encoding glycosyltransferase gives rise to the protein MTASEQSARLPRGAVVTVIVTRNRAEQLAESLKVIANQTRVPDHLIVVDNGPEQPASAVVEECPIPSTYLPSNRNLGGAGGFALGMLHALALGAEWVWLGDDDGRPADDHALRTLLDEAEGRGLAAVSPVVVDIDRPDTLAFPLRRGLTWKRHPEQLRDGGSDEEFLGGIASLFNGALFRAATLDVVGVPDYRLFFRGDEVEVHRRLVRSGLPFGTTLRTRFLHPNGSAEFKPMLGGKFHAQDPEDATKRYYTYRNRGYLLAQPGMRRIGALEVIRFGLYFVGQRKSPRTFLEWLRLLRLGRRERFFRR